The proteins below come from a single Miscanthus floridulus cultivar M001 chromosome 1, ASM1932011v1, whole genome shotgun sequence genomic window:
- the LOC136543868 gene encoding probable trehalose-phosphate phosphatase 9 has product MTKHGVVLEDVAEPRHFSFPPPRTATAVGGGDSCRKLAAQVDLGAAVVGSWLDSMKASSPRHRLMAPLPGAADAEHDNWMERHPSALDRFDALAAAAKGKQVAVFLDYDGTLSPIVEDPDRAVMTDEMREAVRGVAARFPTAIVSGRCRDKVFSFVRLAELYYAGSHGMDIRGPTADPNHRGKAESESSVLCQPASEFLPVMEEVYAALVSQVEPSIPGVKVENNKFCLSVHFRCVEEHAWAALFEQVRAVLKDYPGLRLTQGRKVLELRPMIRWDKGKALEFLLSALGFADADDDVFPMYVGDDRTDEDAFRVLRARGHGAGILVSRFPKETSASFTLRDPAEVKEFLRKLVVVNASTS; this is encoded by the exons ATGACGAAGCACGGTGTGGTGCTCGAGGACGTCGCGGAGCCGCGGCATTTCTCGTTCCCGCCGCCGAGGACGGCGACGGCGGTGGGCGGCGGCGACTCGTGCAGGAAGCTGGCCGCGCAGGTGGACCTCGGCGCCGCCGTCGTGGGCTCGTGGCTCGACTCCATGAAGGCCTCGTCGCCCAGGCACAGGCTCATGGCGCCCCTGCCTGGCGCCGCCGACGCGGAGCACGACAACTGGATG GAGCGACACCCGTCGGCATTGGACCGGTTCgacgcgctggcggcggcggccaagGGGAAGCAGGTGGCGGTGTTCCTGGACTACGACGGCACGCTGTCCCCGATCGTGGAGGATCCCGACCGCGCCGTCATGACGGACGAG ATGAGGGAGGCGGTGCGCGGCGTGGCGGCGCGCTTCCCGACAGCGATCGTCAGCGGGCGGTGCCGGGACAAG GTGTTCAGCTTCGTGCGGCTGGCGGAGCTCTACTACGCCGGGAGCCACGGGATGGACATCCGAGGGCCCACCGCCGACCCCAACCACCGCGGCAAG GCGGAGTCGGAGTCGTCGGTGCTGTGCCAGCCGGCGAGCGAGTTCCTGCCGGTGATGGAGGAGGTGTACGCGGCGCTGGTGTCGCAGGTGGAGCCGTCCATCCCGGGCGTCAAGGTGGAGAACAACAAGTTCTGCCTGTCGGTCCACTTCCGGTGCGTGGAGGAGCACGCCTGGGCGGCCCTCTTCGAGCAGGTCCGCGCCGTGCTCAAGGACTACCCGGGCCTGCGACTCACGCAGGGCCGCAAGGTGCTGGAGCTCCGCCCCATGATCcgctgggacaagggcaaggcgcTCGAGTTCCTGCTCAGCGCCCTCGGCttcgccgacgccgacgacgacgtcTTCCCCATGTACGTCGGCGACGACCGCACCGACGAGGACGCCTTCCGGGTGCTGCGTGCGCGCGGGCATGGCGCCGGGATCCTCGTGTCCAGGTTCCCCAAGGAGACCAGCGCGTCCTTCACGCTTCGGGACCCCGCCGAGGTCAAGGAGTTCCTGCGCAAGCTCGTCGTCGTCAACGCCAGCACCAGCTGA